A part of Salmo salar chromosome ssa18, Ssal_v3.1, whole genome shotgun sequence genomic DNA contains:
- the LOC106577944 gene encoding uncharacterized protein, with protein MENDTDDYVYQPDDDYYLSDDDQYRPESEDIVASVLLLLGIFPILPVLGWIILSFYRKRWDRKHVSPFLVSLLITDTLQLIASPFVVETVLTGVPCWHASWWCTTVYILFSVSKFCGLLFHLLVALDKIYPNFLFTFIALFFVYLLACPVYIGFTIIVNVVYINDLHFYGWNTFFGVVALILAAAACVRALKPLPTSNPTKDKCQVLAVAMFTFMILYVPEFLYWIIQHHKPAWTGGFSYVVHYLPCLRPITDCVLCWFVCVDGERPREQQPTDVELIPPILDSSHSVTSPSQNTLEEKDHGEGPPIREDARNQGKIH; from the coding sequence ATGGAAAACGACACAGATGATTACGTTTACCAACCTGACGATGACTATTACCTCTCTGACGATGACCAATACCGCCCTGAATCAGAGGACATTGTAGCGTCAGTGCTTCTTCTCCTTGGTATTTTCCCAATCCTCCCTGTCCTTGGTTGGATTATCCTGTCCTTCTATCGTAAGCGCTGGGACAGAAAACATGTCTCACCCTTTCTCGTGTCCCTCCTTATCACTGACACTCTGCAGCTGATCGCTTCCCCTTTCGTTGTGGAAACTGTGCTAACCGGGGTTCCCTGTTGGCATGCTAGTTGGTGGTGCACTACAGTATACATACTGTTTTCAGTGTCAAAATTCTGCGGCCTGCTTTTTCACCTGCTGGTTGCTCTGGACAAGATTTATCCAAACTTTCTTTTCACTTTCATCGCATTGTTCTTCGTGTACCTTTTAGCGTGTCCCGTCTACATTGGCTTTACAATTATTGTAAATGTGGTTTATATTAATGACTTACATTTCTATGGTTGGAATACTTTCTTTGGCGTGGTTGCTTTGATCTTAGCAGCTGCAGCATGTGTGAGAGCCCTCAAACCCTTGCCAACATCGAACCCCACTAAAGATAAATGTCAGGTATTAGCAGTGGCCATGTTTACTTTTATGATACTCTATGTTCCTGAGTTCCTCTACTGGATAATACAACACCACAAACCTGCTTGGACGGGGGGGTTTAGTTATGTTGTCCACTACCTGCCGTGCCTGAGACCCATCACTGACTGTGTCCTGTGTTGGTTTGTCTGTGTAGACGGGGAGCGTCCTAGAGAGCAGCAACCGACAGACGTAGAACTCATTCCACCTATCCTCGATTCCTCTCATTCTGTCACCTCgccttctcaaaacacattggaggagaaggaccaTGGAGAGGGACCTCCAATACGGGAGGATgcaaggaatcaaggaaagaTACATTGA